Proteins from a genomic interval of Geodermatophilus obscurus DSM 43160:
- a CDS encoding maleylpyruvate isomerase family mycothiol-dependent enzyme encodes MDLDDVWRTIDAERSSLADLLEDLSPTEWRTASLCEAWRVGDVAVHLTQAHMGLGAALVGAVRAGGGFDRMIRDSALRAAPLPPGECARRLRAMVGSRRTAPFVTPTEPLIDVLVHGQDIAVPLGRERPVPPAPATAAAQRVWDMGFPFRARKRLAGLRLRATDGDLVLGEGAPVEGTTGDLLLLVTGRAATVHRLSGEGVRRLPAADGRREDSRRTT; translated from the coding sequence ATGGACCTCGACGACGTGTGGCGGACCATCGATGCGGAGCGCAGCAGCCTCGCCGACCTCCTCGAGGACCTCTCCCCGACGGAGTGGCGGACGGCCTCGCTCTGCGAAGCCTGGCGGGTGGGTGACGTCGCCGTCCACCTCACCCAGGCGCACATGGGGCTCGGCGCCGCGCTGGTCGGCGCCGTGCGCGCGGGCGGCGGCTTCGACCGGATGATCCGCGACAGCGCACTGCGCGCCGCCCCCCTGCCGCCCGGCGAGTGCGCGCGGCGGCTGCGGGCGATGGTCGGCTCGCGGCGCACGGCCCCCTTCGTCACGCCGACGGAGCCGCTCATCGACGTCCTCGTGCACGGGCAGGACATCGCCGTCCCGCTGGGCCGGGAGCGGCCGGTCCCCCCGGCCCCCGCGACTGCGGCGGCGCAGCGGGTCTGGGACATGGGCTTCCCGTTCCGGGCGCGGAAGCGGCTGGCCGGCCTGCGACTGCGGGCCACCGACGGCGACCTCGTGCTGGGAGAGGGGGCACCGGTCGAGGGCACGACCGGCGACCTCCTGCTCCTGGTCACCGGCCGCGCCGCCACGGTGCACCGGCTCTCCGGCGAGGGTGTGCGACGGCTCCCGGCGGCGGACGGCCGCCGGGAGGACTCGAGGAGGACGACATGA
- a CDS encoding MarR family winged helix-turn-helix transcriptional regulator has product MAETADERQNLGLLCFYPHRALEARLLAELAAVGFDNITPAQGRIAARIAPGGTRLTALAEQALVTKQTAGHLVDQLERAGYVRRVPDPTDARARLVQMADRGLEVVAVARRVEAEVEAEWTAHLGEEAAAQLRVALERLREITDPYR; this is encoded by the coding sequence ATGGCCGAGACAGCAGACGAGCGGCAGAACCTCGGGCTGCTCTGCTTCTACCCCCACCGCGCCCTGGAGGCCCGTCTCCTCGCGGAGCTGGCCGCGGTCGGGTTCGACAACATCACCCCGGCCCAGGGTCGCATCGCCGCCCGGATCGCCCCGGGCGGCACCCGGCTGACCGCACTCGCCGAGCAGGCGCTCGTCACCAAGCAGACGGCCGGTCACCTCGTCGACCAACTGGAGCGGGCCGGTTACGTCCGTCGCGTGCCCGACCCCACCGACGCGCGGGCGAGGCTCGTGCAGATGGCCGATCGCGGCCTGGAGGTCGTCGCGGTGGCCCGCCGGGTCGAGGCCGAGGTGGAAGCCGAGTGGACGGCGCACCTGGGGGAGGAGGCCGCCGCCCAGCTGCGCGTGGCCCTCGAGCGGCTGCGGGAGATCACCGACCCCTACCGCTGA
- a CDS encoding type II toxin-antitoxin system Phd/YefM family antitoxin, with amino-acid sequence MTHINVQEAKTRLSQLLAAAERGEEVVIARGGRPVVRLVPVDEPAPRPVGFVAGSVPEAFAEPLPDDELARWE; translated from the coding sequence ATGACGCACATCAACGTGCAGGAGGCCAAGACGCGGCTGTCCCAGCTGCTCGCGGCCGCCGAGCGTGGCGAGGAGGTCGTCATCGCACGGGGCGGCAGGCCGGTGGTGCGTCTCGTGCCGGTCGACGAGCCCGCGCCCCGCCCCGTCGGCTTCGTGGCGGGTTCCGTCCCCGAGGCCTTCGCCGAGCCGCTGCCGGACGACGAACTGGCCCGGTGGGAATGA